The segment AGGCCCCCCCCCGGGGGGGGGCAGGGAGGGGGAGGCAAAGGCGCTCCCAGGGGGCTCTAGCCCCGCCGCTATGGTCCAGGTGGTGGTGGGTGAGGAAGAGGAGCCGGGGCGGGGTCTTGAGGAGGGCAAGAAGCCTCCTGGCCTCCCAAGGGAGGCCCGCGTCCACCAGGAAGTAACCCTCCTCCAGGGGGACGCGGTAGAGGTTGGCGGCGAAGCGCAGGACCTCAGGCCCGCTCACGGACCCGCTCCACCCCCATCTCCTCCAGAGCCTTGCGGATGCCCTCCGGGTCTATCCCCGCCTGGCGGTGGAGGCTCGGGATGGGCCCGTGCTCCAGGAAGCGGTCGGGAAGGCCCAGGACCCGGACCTCGGGCCTCAGGCCCATCTCGTTCAGGGCCTCCAGGACGGCGCTCCCGAAGCCGCCCATCTTCTGG is part of the Thermus aquaticus genome and harbors:
- a CDS encoding MBL fold metallo-hydrolase is translated as MSGPEVLRFAANLYRVPLEEGYFLVDAGLPWEARRLLALLKTPPRLLFLTHHHLDHSGGARAPWERLCLPLPAPPRGGA
- a CDS encoding transketolase C-terminal domain-containing protein, whose translation is QKMGGFGSAVLEALNEMGLRPEVRVLGLPDRFLEHGPIPSLHRQAGIDPEGIRKALEEMGVERVRERA